One region of Syngnathus scovelli strain Florida chromosome 15, RoL_Ssco_1.2, whole genome shotgun sequence genomic DNA includes:
- the LOC125982251 gene encoding rho GTPase-activating protein 24, which produces MGLSCFKSWKHDRAGLKGNRDVLASPGSYFFLSNSAGQGDEWLKSLNKGVWIPFTGVFGQRLEETVLYERRYGVCSVPLVVEQCVAFIRERGLQEVGLFRQPGRASSVRELQEAFDAGERPSFDSNTDVHTVASLLKLYLRQLPEPLVPFAHYRDFLLSGQKLSSDRTQGLEELRSLLQELPVANFNLLQFICQFLNEVQSHSKGNKMSCQNLATVFGPNILRAKAEDPQSIMGGAALVQVLMSELIREHRSLFSRVSVAGPAHTARGFQASPGPLRRPHVHQSPCLRQMSLPLIAEPCRESGQSTSSVPLSSQVTSNRKSFLGHRYTSSHPENCFFPLPPSSQLLQNHTEERTRDQHQHLTGCGSSPANVCSDAKPTFAPMDWMEVWTGLGEAGDTAAAAAGGYLWSSSATRMAGAKVEGPEAASGGSSEAQEDSTPSSHYDNLDRASDRSQTLDDIAGEHLDPNSEGNSESEEAWQTVGDSSSWSSCEIVPLDESQYPAGRGSPVLTSPSRQAADDKHLDGDTESEHNGRHLNTPTSGSILSPISTGSSEVFLPSGPPEPQSQPDGAQSLLAQLRQQMAQQKSEYQSRIHRLERCNDTLERQVAALRDRLERQRRSQSAAEVRIRQVERARVAADHRNATLQADMELFFQTRGKTTTRERGDEGKRDRRILKSL; this is translated from the exons ATGGGACTCAGCTGCTTCAAGTCCTGGAAACATGACAGAGCAGGCCTCAAAG gAAACAGAGACGTGTTGGCCAGCCCGGGCTCGTATTTCTTCCTGTCCAACAGTGCCGGCCAGGGGGACGAGTGGCTGAAAAGCCTCAATAAAGGAGTCTGGATCCCCTTCACAG GTGTCTTTGGTCAGCGTCTGGAGGAGACGGTGCTGTACGAGCGGCGTTACGGCGTTTGCTCGGTTCCCCTGGTGGTGGAGCAGTGCGTGGCCTTTATACGAGAGCGGGGCCTCCAGGAGGTGGGCTTGTTTCGCCAACCGGGACGGGCCAGCTCGGTGAGGGAGCTGCAGGAGGCCTTTGACGCCGGGGAAAGGCCCTCCTTCGACAG TAACACAGATGTCCACACGGTGGCCTCACTGCTGAAGCTCTACTTGCGACAGCTGCCTGAGCCTTTGGTTCCTTTCGCTCACTACCGGGACTTTCTCCTCAGTGGCCAAAAGCTTTCGAGTGACCGCACACAG GGCTTGGAGGAGTTGAGGAGTCTCCTTCAGGAGCTACCGGTGGCCAATTTCAACCTTCTCCAGTTTATATGCCA GTTCCTCAACGAGGTGCAGAGTCACTCAAAAGGGAACAAGATGAGCTGCCAGAACTTGGCCACGGTCTTTGGGCCCAACATTCTCCGAGCTAAGGCGGAGGACCCGCAAAGCATCATGGGAG GTGCAGCACTCGTCCAGGTGCTGATGTCGGAGTTGATCAGGGAGCACCGGTCCCTGTTTTCCAGAGTCTCCGTCGCAGGTCCCGCGCATACAGCCAGAGGATTTCAGGCGTCGCCCGGTCCTCTCAGACGACCGCATGTGCACCAAAGCCCCTGCCTTCGCCAGATGTCGCTGCCGCTTATTGCCGAGCCGTGCCGGGAGTCGGGACAGAGCACCAG CTCAGTCCCTTTGTCGTCGCAAGTGACCTCAAACCGCAAGAGCTTCCTGGGCCATCGCTACACCTCGTCGCATCCGGAAAACTGCTTCTTCCCGCTACCTCCCTCGAGTCAGCTCCTTCAGAACCACACTGAGGAGAGAACAAGAGATCAACACCAGCACTTAACCGGTTGCGGATCATCCCCTGCAAATGTTTGCAGCGATGCAAAGCCGACATTTGCGCCCAtggactggatggaggtctggaCCGGTCTGGGAGAGGCAGGCGACACAG cagcagcagcagcagggggCTACCTGTGGAGTTCAAGTGCCACTCGGATGGCCGGAGCTAAAGTTGAGGGCCCCGAAGCGGCCAGCGGGGGCAGCAGTGAGGCGCAGGAAGACAGCACGCCATCATCCCATTATGACAACTTGGACAGAGCGTCTGACCGGAGTCAGACATTGGACGACATTGCAGGTGAGCATTTGGACCCAAACAGCGAGGGAAACTCTGAATCAGAGGAGGCGTGGCAGACAGTGGGCGACTCCTCGTCGTGGTCCTCCTGCGAGATTGTACCTCTGGACGAGAGCCAGTATCCTGCAGGTCGGGGTAGTCCGGTCTTGACGTCGCCCTCACGTCAAGCTGCAGATGACAAACATCTTGACGGTGACACGGAAAGTGAGCATAACGGAAGACACCTGAACACCCCGACATCCGGGTCCATCCTCAGCCCCATCAGCACCGGGAGCTCAGAGGTGTTCCTACCGTCCGGTCCTCCGGAACCTCAGTCGCAGCCTGACGGCGCTCAGTCTCTCCTAGCCCAACTTCGACAGCAAATGGCCCAGCAGAAGTCCGAGTACCAGTCCAGGATACACAg GTTGGAGCGCTGCAATGACACCCTCGAGCGGCAGGTGGCAGCACTGCGTGACCGCCTGGAGCGGCAGAGGCGCAGTCAGAGCGCGGCGGAGGTCAGGATCCGCCAGGTTGAGCGGGCCAGGGTGGCTGCGGACCACCGCAACGCCACACTGCAGGCGGACATGGAGCTGTTTTTCCAGACACGGGGAAAGACCACAACACGGGAACGGGGGGATGAGGGAAAGAGAGACCGACGCATCTTAAAGAGTCTGTGA